One segment of Variovorax sp. PAMC28562 DNA contains the following:
- the serB gene encoding phosphoserine phosphatase SerB: MSELKEPSPGLVIQRLTPPLRLADFKLIAFDMDSTLINIECIDEIADAVGKKAEVAAITEATMRGEIKDFKESLRRRVALLRGVPVAALQQVYDERLRLNPGATELVTACKSAGLKVLLVSGGFTFFANRVKDRLGIDFARSNLLEEADGKLTGAVAQQSWGDICDGVEKRRTLLEVASLLGISPAETIAVGDGANDLPMMAEAGVSVAYHAKPKVREQAMVAINEGGLDRLLEILR; this comes from the coding sequence ATGAGCGAACTTAAAGAACCGTCACCCGGCTTGGTCATCCAGCGCCTCACGCCCCCGCTGCGCCTCGCCGACTTCAAACTCATCGCCTTCGACATGGATTCGACGCTGATCAACATTGAGTGCATCGACGAGATCGCAGACGCAGTCGGCAAAAAGGCCGAGGTCGCGGCCATCACCGAAGCCACCATGCGGGGCGAAATCAAGGACTTCAAGGAGAGCCTGCGCCGCCGCGTCGCCCTGTTGCGAGGCGTGCCGGTGGCTGCGCTACAGCAGGTCTACGACGAGCGCTTGCGCCTCAACCCTGGCGCCACCGAACTCGTCACGGCGTGCAAGTCAGCAGGACTCAAGGTGCTGCTGGTTTCGGGCGGGTTCACCTTCTTCGCGAACCGTGTGAAGGACCGGCTCGGCATCGACTTCGCCCGCTCCAACCTGCTCGAAGAGGCCGACGGCAAGCTCACCGGCGCGGTCGCACAGCAAAGCTGGGGCGATATCTGCGACGGCGTCGAGAAGCGCCGCACGCTGCTCGAAGTGGCTTCTTTGCTCGGCATCTCGCCGGCCGAAACCATCGCCGTCGGCGACGGTGCCAACGACCTTCCGATGATGGCTGAAGCCGGCGTGTCGGTCGCCTATCACGCCAAGCCGAAGGTTCGCGAACAGGCCATGGTGGCAATCAACGAAGGTGGCCTCGACCGGCTGCTGGAGATCCTGCGGTAA